The nucleotide window CGACACGGAGACACCTCATGAAAACGGATACCCAGCTCCAGCGCGACGTCATGGACGAACTCGCGCGCGACACCAATATTCATGCCACCGACATCGGTGTAGAGGTTCGCGACGGCATCGTCACGCTATCCGGCGACGTGGGGAGCTTTCTGGAGAAGTGCGAGGCCGAACGCGTGGCGAGCCGCGTGGCTGGCGCACGCGCCATCGTCGTTTCGCTGGAAGTCCAGCCGGCATCGCACGATCGCCATACGGATGCCGACATTGCGCGCGCGGCGCTGGCCATCCTGAAGTGGCACGCCGGACTGCCGCCGGACGGCATGCAAGTGAAGGTGGAGAACGGCTGGGTCACCCTCGACGGCAATGTCGAGCTCTACACGCAACGCGTACAGGCCGAGAGCGCGGTGCGCGCGCTCCGGGGGGTGAAAGGCGTCATCAACGACATCAAGGTGCAAGGCAGCCCGCATCGCCGGGAGATCGTCGGGCACATCACCGCCGCGCTCACCCGTCAGGCACAGCGCGAAGCCCAGCATCTCGACATCTCCCTGCTCGGCAACGGTGAGGTGCTGCTCACGGGCACGGTGCATTCGCTCGCCGAGAAGGAAGCGATTCGGGGCGCGGCCATGTCCACGCATGGGGTCAGCGCCGTGGTCGATCGACTGACGGTCGCCTGACGGGCCTGGCGCGCCTGGCGCAAACCGCGCGCAATGCGCGTCGGTATCGGAGAGCAGCGATGAACACAGACCTGGAAGCCGTTGTCCTGGACATTCTCGACAGTTGTCGGGAATTGTCGCTCGCCACGCTCATGCGCGACGGCAACACGCAATCGGACGTCGTGTGCTTCGTGCACCAGGGGCTCGACATCTATTTCGCCACCGCGCGCGACAGCCGCAAGATCGCCAATATCGAACACGCCGCACAGGTCTCGTTCTGCATCTACAAACCGTACACAGGATGGCCCGACATCAAGGCGATCTCGAGCCATGCGTTCGCGGAGATACTGCCGGACGAGTCACCCGAGCGCTCGCTTGCGATACGTCTGCTCGACACTCGCTTCCCGAACGCGTGGACGCGCATTCCCGAGCACGGGTCAAGTCGCACGACCATCGTCAAGCTGGAATCATGGGCGCTCAAGGTGCTCGACTACAGCCGCGGCTTCGGTCACACGGATATGGTCCCGGTGGCGTCGAAACGCCGCTTCGATTAGGCGCGGCGCGACTGGCCGCACGAACTGTTCAGGCGCAGGGGAGGAGTCATCATGTATCGCAACATTCTGGCGGCGTTCGATGCCAGCGAACCCTCGCAGATCGCGCTCACGCACGCGGCGCGGCTGGCCAAGGCGCTGGGCGCCAGCCTCAGAGTCGCGTATGTAGAGGTTGACCCGGCCCTGTATTTCCCATTGATGGCTGCCGCGTTGCCCTCGATCGCCGATGTCCGCGACTCGGTCGGCGCGGAGACGCTGGCAGTAAGGGAAGCGGCGCTGGACTTGCTTGCGCGAGAAGGGGTTGCAGCGGAATTCGCCACCCTGCCGCTGATCGACAGCCACACCCATATTGCCGACCGGTTGCTCTCGGAAGCGACCCGGATGAAGGCGGATCTGGTCATCTCCGGGTCCCACGGCCGCAAGGGTCTGGCGCGCCTCACGCTGGGCAGCGAAGCGAATCGCCTGCTACAGCACGCCTCGTTGCCCGTGCTCATCGTGAAGTCGCACGCCGCCTGACCCGAACGTCAAGGTCGCCCGGCGGGGCCGAACGCTTCATCCGGCGACATTGACCACCATGAGCGGGCGATCGATCTCGCGCGCCACGCGTTCGTTTTCATGCCCCCTGAACCACGAGAACATACCGCCACGGTCCTGAGCGCCGATGACCACGATGTCGGCCCCCCATTGCGCCGCTTCCCGTTTGATGGCGGCTGCCACGTCTTCGGTCATGCGAGTGTGGGATACGAGCCGCTCGACAGCCATGCCGGCGCCGTATTCGGTCATGATGGCGACCGCACGATCCAGCACGTTTTCCGCCGACTTCACGTCCTGTGCCGGGGAGAGCACGAATTTCCTGAGTTCCGCCAGATCGACACCCCGGTCTTCGATGAACATCGCCATCAAATGAGCACGCGCCGGTGCGAGTTGCATGCCCACGCGCACGGCGTGCAACGACGCTTCGCTGCCGTCGACGGCAAAGAGGATACGCTGCGGCATGCGCAGCGTGGATGCCTCGGCAACGCTGGGCACGACCAGAATTGCCCGGTGCGTATGTTCCGCCAATGAGACGGAAACCTTCGAGGCCAGTAGCGAGAGGATGCCGGCAGACGGCTCCGCGCCAACGATGACCAGGTCGGCATTCCACTCCTCGGCCACGCGTGCGAGACCGGCCGAGATTTCGCCTTTCCCAAGCGCGGGCCCCAGCAACCGCAGTTGCACGGAGGCCCCGCTTCGCTGCAATGTCGTGCGTGCGTGCTCCAGCGCCTCGAGTTCGTCCCGTCTGAGTTCCTCGAAGGCCGCGCTGACATCCGCTTGCGTGCGCGAATGCGGCTTCAGATAAGCGGCCGGGTCTTCGAAGAAACCGAGGACGAGCACGTGCGATTGCGGCGAACACAAGCGGCTTGCGTAGTCGACCGCCTTCATTGAGGCGCCGCCGGCGTCGACGGCCACGATCACGCGTTTGAACGGCCGGGGCGCGCCCTGCGGCGACGCGGGTTTCGATTCGGGGTGCATGGTCGATTTCGCCGGGCAGGGCGATCCGTGTGAGGATGTGAACGATTAGAGCATAGATGTCTGGCTGGCCAAAGCATTGCGCTCCGTCAATATCCGGACACCAGCCAGCGGCGCATGCCTTGCGCGGCGTATGCTGGATGCGTTTCCGAACGCGGTTCGGGCAACTTTCGGTGATTTTCAGGGGACGCGATGACCGGAGCCATGCAAGACCTGTTGCCATTCGCCACGGCGCTGGCGGTCGGATTGTTGATCGGCACCGAGCGCGAGCGGCGCAAGGGCGCCACGCGTGAACGCAATGCGGCCGGCATCCGGACGTTCGCGCTCACGGCAGTGCTCGGCGCGGTGGCCATGCGGGCGGGGGGCGTCTGGATCGTCGCATCGGTCGTGCTGGCGGTTGGCGGATTGCTGAGCATTGCGTATATGCGCTCGCACGACGATCCGGGCATCACCACCGAAACCTCCCTGATCCTGACGTTGCTCCTCGGCGTGCTGGCCCATCGTTCGCCCGGCCTGACGATTGCCATCGGCGTCGCCGTGGCCGGTGTGATGCAGGTACGCTTTCATCTGCATCGCCTGGTCACGCGTGTGGTCACGGAGGCCGAGCTGCAGGACATCCTGTTGCTTGCCGTGGCGGCCCTGGTCATAATGCCCGTGCTGCCGGACCACCCGATCGATACCTTCCAGTCGTTCAATCCGTACACGATCTGGCGATTTACCGTCGTCATGCTGCTGATCGCCGTGGCGGGACATTTCGTGCAACGGGCCATGGGGCCCAATGCGGGGTTGTCGGTCACCGGATTCGCGTCCGGATTTGCGTCGAGTATCGCCACCATCAGCGCGATGGGCTCGAACGCGAAACGCAATCCCGAGTTGGTGATGCCCGCAGCGGCGGGCGCGGTCCTGTCGAGCATTGCCACCATGCTGCAACTGGCCGTGGTGATCAGCGCGATCTTTCCACCGATGCTGGTGCATCTGGCGCTGCCGCTCGGCGCCGGGGCGCTCGTGGCGCTCGTCTACGGACTGTGGGTGCTGTGGCGCGCGAGCCGCGTCGTCGCGCCACAAGCGCTCCCGGTCGGCACTGGCATCGATCTCAAGTCTGCGCTGGCACTGACGCTGAGCATTTCGGTCGTGATGTTCGCGTCGGGGGCACTCACGCACTGGTTCGGCAACGCCGGTCTGCTCGTCGTGGCACTGGTGGGGGGACTCGCCGACGCACATTCCGTTGCCGCCAGCGCCACGGCACTCGCCGAGCAGGGCCATATGAGCCTTGCAGGCGCCAGCTTGCCGATCCTCGCCGGCGTATCCTCCAACGCGCTCGTGAAAGGCATCGTCGCAGCGTTCTCCGGAGGCGCGAGATTCTCCCGGATCGTGGTCCCCGGCATTGCCCTGGTCATCGCCGCCATGTGGGCGGGGTACGCGCTCTCCCTGATGCCGGGGTGAATGCGGCGCCGTCGCGTCTCTTGATCTCGGTCAATCGACCGCACGCCATGGCCTCTAGATTGGATATGTTGCGCACCGGTTCAGACCGGATGCGCACAGCGGCCTTTCAACTTACGGAGTCAGCCATGGCAAACATCACCCGATTCGACCCCCTGAGCTTCGACGAACCCTTCGAAAACTTTTTCCGCAATGCATTCTGGCGTCCGCTCGCAATGGAGAGCAGCAAGCGCATGCAGATCAAGCTCGATGTCGAGGAAGACGACAAGCAGTTCACGGTTCGCGCCGATATGCCCGGGGTGAGCAAGGAGAACATCAAGGTGGCGCTCGACGGCAACCAGGTTTCCATCAGTGCCCACATCAGCAATTCGACGGAAAAGAAGGACAACGGCAACTTCGTGCATCGCGAACGCTACGAAGGCGACATGTATCGCAGCTTCTCGCTGTCGCAAGCCGTCGACAAGGATAAGGCACAGGCGAACTACCGCGACGGCGTGCTCGAACTGGTGCTGCCCAAGCGCGCCGACGCTGGCCAGCGTGAACTGACGATTCAGTAATCGCCGCGAACCGCTGACAGCGTCCGGCATAAACGGGGGGGCGCCGCCGAGGACGCCTTCCGTATGAAGCGAGGGCCGAGTCTCATCCGGCGAGGTCGTGGCGGCAAGAGGTGCCCGCCACGCCCTCCCGTCGGCGACCTCGAACGCACCGTACGCCATGACGTGGAACCCGCTTCGCGGGGTAACGGCCTCGGGCGAAGTCGACATCCCGTCTCATGCCGATTGGCATCCGAACTTCAGCACGGTGCGCACGCGACGCTCATCCGAACATGCATCCGCGATGCGTGGGCCGGCCATGATTAGCCGGCTCCTGCAATTGAGCATGGCATGGCTGTGCCTGCTTGCACAGACGTCATCGGCACAGCAAACCCTGACGGCGAGGGTCGTCGATGCCACCTCCCGTCAACCGATTGCAGGGGCAACGGTGGTCGGTGCGGGGGCTATCGTGCACAGCGCGCCGGACGGTTCGTTCGCCCTCCCGCTGGCGCCGACCGGGGGCGGCGCCAGCGTCCCGTTGTCCCTCAAGGCGGTCGGATTCGCCCGGGTGGAAACCTCGCTTCGTGCCGGCGACGCGAACAACGTCGTCGCAATGTCACGGCTGCGCCCGAAAGCCGTCTACCTGTCGGTATATGGCGTGGCAAATCGGACATTGCGCGACGCAGCGCTCGGCCTGCCGGGGCGCACCGCGATCAACGCATTGGTCATTGATGTGAAGGGCGATCGTGGCATGACGTCCTACCGAAGTCTTGCGCGCGAGCGCATCGGCGCGCAGGCGTATGCGCCGCCCAGGACGCCTCGCATCGAGAATTTCGCGGCGTGGCTCAAGTCGCTGCATGCGCACGGCATCTATCTCATTGCACGCATCGTGGTGTTCAAGGACGACCCGTTGGCGCAGGCGCATCCGGAGTGGGCCGTGCGCGACGCGCAGGGCGATGTGTGGCAGGACCGCGAACATCTGCGCTGGCTCGACCCCATGCTGCCCGCGGTCTGGGCGCATAACCTCGACGTGGCGGAGGAGGCCGCCCGACTGGGATTCGACGAGATTCAGTTCGACTATCTGCGCTTTCCCGACGCCCCCGGCCTGAGATTCGCCAGTCCCAACACCGAACCGCAGCGGGTGGCCGCCATTACCGGCTTCCTGTCGGCAGCCAACGCGCGCCTCGCGCCGTACAACGTCTACACGTCGGCCGACATCTTCGGCTATGTCTGCTGGAATCTGAACGACACGATGATCGGGCAACAACTCGAGACACTGCCGCCGCTCGTCGACTACATTTCGCCGATGCTCTATCCGTCCGGTTTCACCTGGGGACTCCCGGGATGCCGGGCCCCGATCGAACATCCCGGCGAGATCGTGTCGCGCACTTTGGCGCAAGCCGTCGACCGCACCGGGTTGCCCGGCATTCGTTTCCGACCGTGGTTGCAAGCCTTTCGCGATTACGCGTTCGATCGCAGGCCGTTCGGTGCCACGGAAATTCGCGCGCAGATCGACGCGTCGGAAGCCGCGCAAACCGACGGCTGGATGCTGTGGAACCCGCGCAATCAGTACGACCCGGCCACGTTACCGCGGCAGTGACCGCGGCAGTGACCGCGGGCGGCGACGCGCCCCGTGCCATGCCGGGCGGCGCAATGCGAGAGGATTTGATCCAGGCCAAATCGCTCGGACTGTCGTCGCCTAGTGTTGGAGTATCCGGCGCGTGAGCGGCAGGCACGCCGGCATTTCAGCCTAGGTAACACGGGCGCGGCCCGCCGGAACCGGTGCGGAGCCCTCGCCAGACACTCCAGGAGTCGCATCATGAAATTCAGAGCCCGGTCGGCCACGGTTCGCCCCGTGAGATGGGACCACTTTCCGGAAGAGACGGTCCCGGACAGTTACAAGCAACCCGAGGCCGCTCCCGCCCTGGCCGCGTGTCCGGTGTGTCACGCGATTTATCTGCGCGGGCGCTGGCAATGGGGCGTGATTCCGCCCGGCGCGGCCTCGCTCACTTGTTCCGCATGCCATCGCATCGCCGACGGCGTGGCAGCCGCGAGCATCGCCCTGGAAGGGGCGTTCGAAGCGGCGCATCGCGACGAAATTCTGGGGCTCATAAGGCACCGCGCCCAGCGGCTGCATCGGGAGCACCCCGTGGAGCGGGTGATGGCCATCACGTCCAATGAATCCGGAACCACTATCACGACCACCGGTGTACACATCGCGCGCGACATCGCCACCGCCATCCATCATGCCTACGGCGGAAAACTCCACTTCGACTATCAACACGCGAAAGCGCAGCTGCATGTGCGCTGGCAGCGGCCCTGACCTTACGCACTCGGCGCCCGCGTCGGCGGGGCCTTGAAAGGATTCCGACCATGAACGAGCTCAGATTCCCACCCTACGATGCCTTGACGCATGTCCCCAAGGCGAAAGCCGCGTCGGGCTCACCCGCGCTCATCGATCTGCCGCCCCCGATCCTGGGGGGTGGCACGCCGTTGATGGTCGCGCTCGCGCGGCGCAAAAGCGTGCGGGAGTTCTCGCAGGCGTCGCTGAGTATCCAGCAGATGAGCGAACTGTTGTGGGCCGCGGACGGCATCAATCGCGCAGATTCGGGCGGTCGTACCGCGCCGTCGGCGCACGGCGTGAACGAGATCGATGTTTACGCCGCGTTGCCCGAGGGCGTGTATCGCTACGACCCGGCGGCCCACAAGCTGCGCCTGAAGCATGCCGTCGACGCCCGCAATCTCACCGGCTATCAGGACTTCGTGGCCAGGGCGCCACTGGACCTCGTGTACGTGGTCAACCACGCCAGGGCCGATCAATTCCCGCAGACCGAGCGCGACACGTTCGCCGGCGTGGCCATCGGCGCCATTTCACAGAACGTATCGCTCTATTGCGCAGCCTCCGGACTGGCCTGTGTCGTTCGCGGCTGGCTGAATCACCGCTTGCTGGCCAACGCGATGTCGCTCAACGAAGACGAAGTTCCGGTGCTGGCACAAACGATCGGGCACGCTGTCGTTCCGGGCTGAAGGGTTGCCTGATCCGTGTCGTGGGCGCGAGGCGGATCACACCTGATCCTCCTCGTCGCTGCGCACGAGCAGCACCGGCTTGGTACTGGCGCTGACCACGCCCTGAGCCACGCTGCCCACCACGAGTCGCGCGAGTCCGCGCCGGCCGTGCGTGCCGAGCGCAATCAGATCCGCGTGCCAGGTCGCCGCATGCGCGAGGATGGTCTGGGCAATGCGCCCCTTGGCAACCGGACGGGCCACGAGTTCGGTCGAGCAGTTCACGCCGGCGGCTTCGCATAGCCGCTCGCAGGTCTCGAGCACGTCGTGGGCATAAGCCGTCATGCTGCGCACCAGACCGGCCTGATCGATCGCGGCGCTTCCCAACGCAGTGTCGCTGTCATCGGCGACGTAGATCGCGCGGATGGTGGCATGGCTCAGTTTGGCCAGCTCGATCGCCTGCAGCGTGGCCAGACGCGATGCGTGACTGCCGTCGACGGCGATCAGTATCCTGTGCAACATGGCCGTACCTCCGCTGAGATTTTCGAACCCCTTCGTCGCCTCGCGGCCTCTCCGCCGCACTGCTCCGGCGGTCCGGCCCCATGAGGCGATACCCGCTATCCGGCGCGCCGCCGGGGCTTGCGATACCCCCAATACAGCATGAGCGCGGCACTGCCGAGCATTCCCCCCAAATGCGCGAAGTGCGCCACGCCGTTGAGCGTTCCCGTGACGCCAAGGGCCAGTTCGGCAATACCGTAGATCAGGGCGAACAGCCAGGCGGGCATGGGGATCGGCGGCATGAGGATGACGACCGTGCGTCTCGGGAACAGCACGGCGAACGCGAACAACATGCCGAACACCCCGCCTGACGCGCCCACCGTCGGGTAGGGCGATGGAAATACGAAGGAAGTGACAAGCAGTTGCGTGAGCCCCGCACTCAATACGCTCGCGACATACAACGCCAACAGATGCGCCGATCCGATTTCATTCTCGATGTCTCTGCCGAAGAGATAGAGACCCCACATATTGAACGCGAGGTGGACCCAGCCGACGTGCAGCAGGCTGTAGGTCAACAGTTGCCAAAGATGAAACGGCGCGACACCCGTCGAGCCCGTGGGCCAGAGGGCGAGCGCGTTGACTGCCGCATCGGCGGCCGCGAGCTGAAGCAGGAAGGCGACGACGTTGACCAGAACGATGACGAGCGTCATGGCAGTGCGCCCCCGCTTGCCTAATGGAGCGTGCGCGGAAACGGGATGCAGCTCGGGGCCAGGACGGTACCGTCGAACTCGGGAAGCTGTATGCCGTCGATCACGCGACGCGCATAGCCGATCGCGCAGCGTATCGCGCGGTACGGGTCTGAATCCAGCCGATCGTTCAGCGTGATTTCGATGACGACGCCATCGGCCACTCCGTCCTCGGACAGGTCGTCGCCATCGCGCGGCGCAACACCGCGCACGACGGCCACCGGCATATAGCGCCGCTGTGCGCTCGGTACGGTGTACCCGCCGTTACCGACGAGCCTCGCGTGGGCTTCGATCACAAATTCCTTGTAATGCTGTCGCAGCGAAGACATGGACGCTCCTTTGAAAATGAGGGGCATCGGGCGCGCCATCCGAGCGGTGGCCAGCGCCCTCGATATCTGCCATTTATAGCGCGCTTTGCGATGCGCGCCATGACGCAGGTCAAGGCCCGTCACCGCCGCCCCGGGAACGACGGATCGACGCCGCGTTGACTTGCGACAAACCGCAACGGCGAATCGGTGCCAAGCTTCAATCGTCGTTCCGCCGCTGTGTGCCAACGCGAGCCGCCGCTCGGCGGGCCGACCCGGCGCGGCGCGATCCGGCGCAGCGCAAATCCACCGGGGACTCAGGAGAAAACCGAATGAAGATCGAGGAAATCTGTTCGCGTCAGCCCGTGCATATTCCGAGCTCGCGCACGTTGCAGGACGCGGCGATGCAGATGCGCGACAAGCATGTCGGCGCGTTGATCGTGACCGAGGCCGCCCCGGCCGGGGAGCGTGCCATCGGCATGCTGACGGACCGCGATATCGCCCTGAACGCGACCGCCAGCGGCCACGATCCGAGCGAGACGGCGGTCGCCGACGTCATGACGCCGGGGCTCGTTTCCATTGCCGGGAAGGACAACGTGAGCGACGCGTTGCAAGCCATGCTCTCCCACGGCGTGCGGCGTCTGGCCGTGCTCGACGGCGAGGCGGTGGTCGGCGTGGTCTCGCTCGACGACATCATGGGTGCGCTGGCCGCGGACTGGAATATGCTCGCGGCGCTCATTCGCAATGAACAGGATCGCGAGCGCGCAGGTAACGTGCAATCGACGCTCCGGGTCTGAGCGCGCCATGCAATTTCTCGACAGAGCGGACGCCGCACGTCAACTGGCCAAGGCGCTGAGTCCCTACGCGGACCAGCACCCGCTGGTGCTCGGCGTGCCACGTGGGGGCGTGCCGATCGCGGCGATCGTGGCGCAAGCCCTCGGCGGCGATCTGGACGTCGTGCTCGTGCGCAAACTCCGGTCACCCTACGATGAGGAACTGGCCATTGGCGCCGTGGACGAGAGCGGGAACACCTATCTGTTGCCCGACGCGCGGCTTGCCGACATCGAGAGCGCGTATATCGAGCGCGAAAGGGCCGTGCAACTCGAGACATTGCGTCGGCGACGTGCGCATCTCACGCCTGGCCGTCGGAGCACCCGAGCGCAGGGCAGGGTGGTGATCGTGGTGGACGACGGCGTCGCGACCGGAGCGTCCATGCATGCGGCCTTGCAAGCGGTGCGTCGGCAGGCACCGGAGAGGCTGATATGCGCCATTCCGGTGGCGCCGCGCGAGGCCGTGCGCGAACTCGCTCACGACGCCGACGAGGTGATCTGCCTGCAAGTGCCATTGCACTTTGACGCCGTAGGCAGCTTCTATCGCACGTTTTCGCAGGTCGGCGACGACGAGGTGCTGGCATGGCTGCGCGACGCATAGCGCCCAGTGTGCTTCGCGGCGGCACGCCCGCGGACCATCCGCGAGCATCGCGGTGAAGCGTCCGGCGAACAAGTCGGCCGGGCGCAAGACAGCGGCAGATGACACCGTTGCAACCGTGACACCCCCGGTCACGATGGCGGCGGGGACTGGCGGCACGACCAATGCGAGGGTCGTCGCCATCTTCAACGAAATCGCGGATCTGCTGGACGTCGAGCATGCGAATCCGTTCCGGGTTCGGGCGTATCGCAATGCCGCGCGCACGATGGGTGGACTCAC belongs to Pandoraea pnomenusa and includes:
- a CDS encoding BON domain-containing protein — its product is MKTDTQLQRDVMDELARDTNIHATDIGVEVRDGIVTLSGDVGSFLEKCEAERVASRVAGARAIVVSLEVQPASHDRHTDADIARAALAILKWHAGLPPDGMQVKVENGWVTLDGNVELYTQRVQAESAVRALRGVKGVINDIKVQGSPHRREIVGHITAALTRQAQREAQHLDISLLGNGEVLLTGTVHSLAEKEAIRGAAMSTHGVSAVVDRLTVA
- a CDS encoding pyridoxamine 5'-phosphate oxidase family protein — protein: MNTDLEAVVLDILDSCRELSLATLMRDGNTQSDVVCFVHQGLDIYFATARDSRKIANIEHAAQVSFCIYKPYTGWPDIKAISSHAFAEILPDESPERSLAIRLLDTRFPNAWTRIPEHGSSRTTIVKLESWALKVLDYSRGFGHTDMVPVASKRRFD
- a CDS encoding universal stress protein, yielding MYRNILAAFDASEPSQIALTHAARLAKALGASLRVAYVEVDPALYFPLMAAALPSIADVRDSVGAETLAVREAALDLLAREGVAAEFATLPLIDSHTHIADRLLSEATRMKADLVISGSHGRKGLARLTLGSEANRLLQHASLPVLIVKSHAA
- a CDS encoding universal stress protein, with product MHPESKPASPQGAPRPFKRVIVAVDAGGASMKAVDYASRLCSPQSHVLVLGFFEDPAAYLKPHSRTQADVSAAFEELRRDELEALEHARTTLQRSGASVQLRLLGPALGKGEISAGLARVAEEWNADLVIVGAEPSAGILSLLASKVSVSLAEHTHRAILVVPSVAEASTLRMPQRILFAVDGSEASLHAVRVGMQLAPARAHLMAMFIEDRGVDLAELRKFVLSPAQDVKSAENVLDRAVAIMTEYGAGMAVERLVSHTRMTEDVAAAIKREAAQWGADIVVIGAQDRGGMFSWFRGHENERVAREIDRPLMVVNVAG
- a CDS encoding MgtC/SapB family protein, translated to MTGAMQDLLPFATALAVGLLIGTERERRKGATRERNAAGIRTFALTAVLGAVAMRAGGVWIVASVVLAVGGLLSIAYMRSHDDPGITTETSLILTLLLGVLAHRSPGLTIAIGVAVAGVMQVRFHLHRLVTRVVTEAELQDILLLAVAALVIMPVLPDHPIDTFQSFNPYTIWRFTVVMLLIAVAGHFVQRAMGPNAGLSVTGFASGFASSIATISAMGSNAKRNPELVMPAAAGAVLSSIATMLQLAVVISAIFPPMLVHLALPLGAGALVALVYGLWVLWRASRVVAPQALPVGTGIDLKSALALTLSISVVMFASGALTHWFGNAGLLVVALVGGLADAHSVAASATALAEQGHMSLAGASLPILAGVSSNALVKGIVAAFSGGARFSRIVVPGIALVIAAMWAGYALSLMPG
- a CDS encoding Hsp20/alpha crystallin family protein, which codes for MANITRFDPLSFDEPFENFFRNAFWRPLAMESSKRMQIKLDVEEDDKQFTVRADMPGVSKENIKVALDGNQVSISAHISNSTEKKDNGNFVHRERYEGDMYRSFSLSQAVDKDKAQANYRDGVLELVLPKRADAGQRELTIQ
- a CDS encoding putative glycoside hydrolase, which gives rise to MISRLLQLSMAWLCLLAQTSSAQQTLTARVVDATSRQPIAGATVVGAGAIVHSAPDGSFALPLAPTGGGASVPLSLKAVGFARVETSLRAGDANNVVAMSRLRPKAVYLSVYGVANRTLRDAALGLPGRTAINALVIDVKGDRGMTSYRSLARERIGAQAYAPPRTPRIENFAAWLKSLHAHGIYLIARIVVFKDDPLAQAHPEWAVRDAQGDVWQDREHLRWLDPMLPAVWAHNLDVAEEAARLGFDEIQFDYLRFPDAPGLRFASPNTEPQRVAAITGFLSAANARLAPYNVYTSADIFGYVCWNLNDTMIGQQLETLPPLVDYISPMLYPSGFTWGLPGCRAPIEHPGEIVSRTLAQAVDRTGLPGIRFRPWLQAFRDYAFDRRPFGATEIRAQIDASEAAQTDGWMLWNPRNQYDPATLPRQ
- a CDS encoding BCAM0308 family protein; amino-acid sequence: MKFRARSATVRPVRWDHFPEETVPDSYKQPEAAPALAACPVCHAIYLRGRWQWGVIPPGAASLTCSACHRIADGVAAASIALEGAFEAAHRDEILGLIRHRAQRLHREHPVERVMAITSNESGTTITTTGVHIARDIATAIHHAYGGKLHFDYQHAKAQLHVRWQRP
- a CDS encoding nitroreductase family protein, with the protein product MNELRFPPYDALTHVPKAKAASGSPALIDLPPPILGGGTPLMVALARRKSVREFSQASLSIQQMSELLWAADGINRADSGGRTAPSAHGVNEIDVYAALPEGVYRYDPAAHKLRLKHAVDARNLTGYQDFVARAPLDLVYVVNHARADQFPQTERDTFAGVAIGAISQNVSLYCAASGLACVVRGWLNHRLLANAMSLNEDEVPVLAQTIGHAVVPG
- a CDS encoding universal stress protein, with the protein product MLHRILIAVDGSHASRLATLQAIELAKLSHATIRAIYVADDSDTALGSAAIDQAGLVRSMTAYAHDVLETCERLCEAAGVNCSTELVARPVAKGRIAQTILAHAATWHADLIALGTHGRRGLARLVVGSVAQGVVSASTKPVLLVRSDEEDQV
- a CDS encoding rhomboid family intramembrane serine protease, producing MTLVIVLVNVVAFLLQLAAADAAVNALALWPTGSTGVAPFHLWQLLTYSLLHVGWVHLAFNMWGLYLFGRDIENEIGSAHLLALYVASVLSAGLTQLLVTSFVFPSPYPTVGASGGVFGMLFAFAVLFPRRTVVILMPPIPMPAWLFALIYGIAELALGVTGTLNGVAHFAHLGGMLGSAALMLYWGYRKPRRRAG
- a CDS encoding CBS domain-containing protein — translated: MKIEEICSRQPVHIPSSRTLQDAAMQMRDKHVGALIVTEAAPAGERAIGMLTDRDIALNATASGHDPSETAVADVMTPGLVSIAGKDNVSDALQAMLSHGVRRLAVLDGEAVVGVVSLDDIMGALAADWNMLAALIRNEQDRERAGNVQSTLRV
- a CDS encoding phosphoribosyltransferase, with product MQFLDRADAARQLAKALSPYADQHPLVLGVPRGGVPIAAIVAQALGGDLDVVLVRKLRSPYDEELAIGAVDESGNTYLLPDARLADIESAYIERERAVQLETLRRRRAHLTPGRRSTRAQGRVVIVVDDGVATGASMHAALQAVRRQAPERLICAIPVAPREAVRELAHDADEVICLQVPLHFDAVGSFYRTFSQVGDDEVLAWLRDA